Within the Candidatus Hydrogenedentota bacterium genome, the region GTTGTTCTCGATAAGGTATGGCGCTCCTTCAAGCCCTTTCGGAGGCTTCCGCGTGGTCAAAGTCACGCTGTGCAAACCTCCCTCGCGAGCCGCGCGCACGCCGTCCAAGCCGGCGAGCGCTCCTGAGGGCAGCCACACTCGAACGTTGTGCTTCCGGGCCTCCTCGAGCAACCTGGGCTTCGTCATCAACCCGCCGATGCTCAAGATCAAGCAATCCTTGTGATACTTGATGGCGGCGTCAATGACACTCTCTACCGCGGTTGCATCCGCGCATTCCACCAGAAAATCTGCCGTAGCAGCGTTTTCTTCCAAACCGCAGATCTTTGCCGAGAGCTGAAAACTCCTCAGCAACAGCTCTGCCTTCGACGGCTCGATGTCGGTCAACGCCGAAATCTCCGCCGGGATATCACCCTTTTGCAGAGCTATGCAGAAGTCGGCCCCGATATTGCCGCAGCCGACTAACCCAACTCTCATCTTAGCCATATTACATCCGCAGTTTACAGGGCGCGACACGCCGCACTCCCAGCGATATGATTGCGCGAGAATGACTTAGACTGAGTACGCCAGGTACCTGACGCCGCGCTTCGGGGCATGATTCTCAAAAGTGCCCGCTCTACAGAGTCAAAAGAGAGTACCACACGGGGGAAAGCATAGTCAAACAACAATTTAGCCTTGGATAACCCCGGTCAGAGAAACCAGGAAAGAGGACATTTCTAATGTGGCTTGACGACAACAATTCAGCCGCAACCGTCCATGCGCAGTCCCTGCGCAAATCGCTGGGCAAACATTGACAAGATTGGGTAAGACGCCGTGCGGCTGGTGCGACCCGATTGCCTGCTCTTCTTCAGCGTCAACGGCGCGTCACGTACCAGCCTGGCCTGAAGGCCCGCAACATCGCCAAGCCAAGACCGCTCAGTCTCGCCGGGGTCAAGCGCAGATATCTCCGCGCACGGTTCAACGATATGCCAAGTTCTCGGCACCGGGGCATGGAGGTCCTCCGCTTCCCCGGACCTTCCCTCTGGGCTGGTATATTTCGCGCCTTTGGTG harbors:
- a CDS encoding aspartate dehydrogenase, with product MAKMRVGLVGCGNIGADFCIALQKGDIPAEISALTDIEPSKAELLLRSFQLSAKICGLEENAATADFLVECADATAVESVIDAAIKYHKDCLILSIGGLMTKPRLLEEARKHNVRVWLPSGALAGLDGVRAAREGGLHSVTLTTRKPPKGLEGAPYLIENNIRLDDLKEPKVIFEGTALEAVRAFPKNVNVAAALSLAGVGPRQTRVRVIADPRATTNSHEIVAEGAFGRLSAITENLPSPRNAKSSYLASLSGCAELRAAAEAFVMRRNQEGACRDR